A single window of Narcine bancroftii isolate sNarBan1 chromosome 1, sNarBan1.hap1, whole genome shotgun sequence DNA harbors:
- the foxq1b gene encoding forkhead box protein Q1b — translation MSLEVFKERGFGSKPAEVCSDSEGSVPSPLSAAEELGSDGDCVANSPPPTNSCSEGKSKTYTRRPKPPYSYIALIAMAIRDSATGRLTLAEINDYLMKKFPFFRGTYTGWRNSVRHNLSLNDCFVKVLRDPSRPWGKDNYWMLNPNSEYTFADGVFRRRRKRIGRKPLKEPGDQHVPEVLSTSTKEEESHAKFSSSFAIDSILSTPFQRQEEKVSETKVPCNVGRLFLSNRPLITYPYLSYPPAAPVPPLFPISPGTSSLLQPYRFSASEQSLLEHRANPFYSKVFQNRIAISDTFSCIGVPTAVHPTPYNPYKIESLIV, via the coding sequence ATGAGTTTGGAAGTTTTCAAGGAGAGGGGATTCGGGAGTAAACCCGCTGAAGTTTGCAGCGACTCGGAGGGCAGTGTACCCTCGCCCCTCTCTGCGGCAGAGGAACTGGGATCGGATGGAGACTGTGTGGCGAATAGTCCGCCACCGACAAACTCGTGCTCCGAGGGAAAATCCAAGACCTACACCAGGCGTCCCAAGCCGCCCTATTCCTACATCGCCCTGATCGCCATGGCCATCAGGGACTCGGCTACAGGTCGTCTCACCTTGGCCGAAATTAATGACTACctgatgaagaaattccccttcttTCGAGGCACCTACAcaggttggaggaactcagtccgcCACAACCTGTCCTTAAACGACTGCTTCGTCAAAGTGCTCCGCGATCCATCCAGACCCTGGGGCAAAGACAATTACTGGATGCTGAACCCGAATAGCGAGTACACGTTCGCGGACGGGGTGTTTCGCCGCAGAAGGAAGCGCATTGGCCGCAAACCCCTCAAGGAACCCGGCGACCAACACGTGCCTGAAGTTCTCTCGACATCCACTAAGGAAGAAGAATCCCATGCCAAATTTTCCAGTTCTTTTGCAATTGACAGCATCTTGAGCACACCTTTTCAAAGGCAAGAAGAGAAGGTGTCAGAAACCAAAGTGCCCTGCAATGTTGGCAGACTGTTCTTGTCCAACAGACCACTGATAACTTATCCGTACCTTTCCTACCCTCCCGCAGCCCCAGTGCCGCCACTGTTCCCCATTAGCCCGGGTACCTCCTCTCTGCTGCAGCCCTACAGGTTCTCTGCGTCAGAGCAGAGCTTGCTGGAGCACCGAGCCAACCCTTTCTACTCAAAGGTTTTTCAGAACAGGATTGCCATCTCAGACACTTTTTCTTGCATTGGAGTGCCAACGGCAGTGCATCCTACGCCCTATAACCCTTACAAAATCGAATCGCTGATTGTTTAG